Proteins from a single region of Gemmatirosa kalamazoonensis:
- a CDS encoding SusC/RagA family TonB-linked outer membrane protein, with the protein MIRESVRRSFRPAAAVAAVALTVASARVVSAQQPAPRGSGSAIEGTVRDVASGRPLANAQVLIVNSTLGAATNENGTYRIANVPVGPAVQVRVRLIGYGAQSKTVAVTLGQTARADFDLQQSALQLDQVVVTGTGAAVETKKLGNTVATINTEDLKSAPIQNPSELLAARTPGVQVLPSGGTTGSGARIRIRGNASLSQSNNPVIYIDGVRADNGGSSAGGASNSSRLEDIDPSSIERVEVLKGAAAATLYGTEASNGVIQIFTKKGSQGPARWTVDLSRSAITYPDRVAPNAGFARNQAKADTLGRIFGLTLQPFQPFEYNVTKQLWETGFNNTASASVSGGAEKVNYFVSGRYEYEDGPFTSNKIANPTDVKADLAQDLLKRNQATVSLNVLPTDKITIGFQTHYTVFRLDGIQGQNSIYSPYAESMYAKPDSASCNGPDGKHSLDYIGGVARCQLTGNPFGNSTFTSLRESVQQQAYQDGTHYTGSLSARWAPQEKLNLAATVGLDNTDVRAVSYYPFGNNVDLISTQAPLGTRSVNDLRTQNVTVDTKGNWTSRLGSAFESQLTLGAQGYMVTQKSENGSGRDFPGPGLAVTGAGATQSSSEGYIRVVNAGYFAQEQLGFHNWIFGTVGARYDYNSAFGESAGGVLYPKLSVSVVPSDRGGWNWTTLSSLRLRAAIGKSGRQPGAFDKFTTYAPLNASTGSGLVPDNLGNPDLKPEVTTEIEGGFEAGLFSNRAQLSATYWTRTLKDALISKQFPVSGGFSSRQLTNIGRLDAHGIELALNGFVVNRANFAVDLFANGSYLSQKVVSLGGAPPIKVQGSYVRIRGFIKEGYTPGALFGVKIFQPCSSYRNPATDAKGGCYQAGETPYDQNRDGKPDTEAQLRAVLANPINPTNLVLLRADDDGNKLFDDHYQGKPFPDWQGAFGGNVRLGKAWRLANVFEYKAGHYTISDLTDSFRNASPTLGRNRIEAARVEATLLNPASTADERFAAAQQWLGLVALSPYDGYNQNKPGDFVRWREVSLTYTTPHAFASKIGARELSLVAAARNLVLWTRYPGTDPEVNYNGTSNSLSSAQTDNNFYEASDVFGLPIPRRFTFSARLAF; encoded by the coding sequence CGCAGGTGCTGATCGTCAACTCCACGCTCGGCGCGGCGACCAACGAGAACGGCACCTACCGCATCGCGAACGTGCCCGTCGGGCCGGCCGTGCAGGTGCGCGTGCGGCTCATCGGCTACGGCGCGCAGAGCAAGACCGTCGCCGTGACGTTAGGCCAGACGGCGCGCGCCGACTTCGACCTCCAGCAGTCCGCGCTGCAGCTCGACCAGGTCGTCGTCACCGGTACCGGCGCCGCGGTGGAGACGAAGAAGCTCGGCAACACGGTGGCGACGATCAACACCGAGGACCTCAAGTCGGCGCCGATCCAGAACCCCTCCGAGCTGCTCGCCGCGCGCACCCCTGGCGTGCAGGTGCTGCCGTCCGGAGGCACGACGGGGAGCGGCGCGCGGATCCGCATCCGCGGCAACGCCAGCCTCTCGCAGTCGAACAACCCGGTCATCTACATCGACGGCGTACGCGCCGACAACGGCGGCTCCAGCGCCGGCGGTGCGTCGAACTCGTCGCGCCTCGAGGACATCGACCCGAGCTCCATCGAGCGCGTCGAGGTGCTCAAAGGCGCCGCCGCCGCGACGCTGTACGGCACGGAAGCGTCGAACGGCGTGATCCAGATCTTCACGAAGAAGGGCTCGCAGGGTCCCGCGCGCTGGACCGTCGACCTCTCGCGCTCGGCGATCACCTACCCGGACCGCGTCGCGCCGAACGCCGGCTTCGCGCGCAACCAGGCGAAGGCCGACACGCTGGGCCGCATCTTCGGGCTCACGCTGCAGCCGTTCCAGCCCTTCGAGTACAACGTCACGAAGCAGCTCTGGGAGACGGGGTTCAACAACACCGCCAGCGCGTCGGTGAGCGGCGGCGCGGAGAAGGTCAACTACTTCGTGAGCGGCCGCTACGAGTACGAGGACGGCCCGTTCACGTCGAACAAGATCGCCAACCCGACCGACGTGAAGGCGGACCTCGCGCAGGATCTGCTGAAGCGCAACCAGGCGACGGTCAGCCTGAACGTGCTGCCGACCGACAAGATCACGATCGGCTTCCAGACGCACTACACGGTGTTCCGCCTCGACGGCATCCAGGGGCAGAACTCGATCTACTCGCCGTACGCCGAGTCGATGTACGCGAAGCCCGACTCCGCGTCGTGCAACGGGCCGGACGGGAAGCACTCGCTCGACTACATCGGCGGCGTCGCACGCTGTCAGCTCACCGGCAACCCGTTCGGCAACAGCACGTTCACGTCGCTGCGCGAGTCGGTGCAGCAGCAGGCGTACCAGGACGGCACGCACTACACCGGCTCGCTCAGCGCGCGGTGGGCGCCGCAGGAGAAGCTGAACCTCGCCGCCACGGTGGGGCTCGACAACACCGACGTGCGCGCCGTCAGCTACTACCCGTTCGGCAACAACGTCGACCTGATCAGCACCCAGGCGCCGTTAGGCACGCGCAGCGTGAACGACCTGCGGACGCAGAACGTCACCGTCGACACGAAGGGGAACTGGACGTCGCGCCTCGGCTCGGCGTTCGAGTCGCAGCTGACGCTCGGCGCGCAGGGCTACATGGTGACGCAGAAGAGCGAGAACGGTAGCGGCCGCGACTTCCCCGGCCCCGGTCTCGCCGTCACCGGTGCGGGCGCGACGCAGTCGTCGTCGGAGGGGTACATCCGCGTCGTGAACGCGGGGTACTTCGCGCAGGAGCAGCTCGGCTTCCACAACTGGATCTTCGGCACCGTCGGCGCGCGCTACGACTACAACAGCGCGTTCGGCGAGAGCGCGGGCGGCGTGCTGTACCCGAAGCTCAGCGTGTCGGTGGTGCCCTCCGACCGCGGCGGGTGGAACTGGACGACGCTCTCGTCGCTGCGCCTGCGCGCCGCCATCGGCAAGTCGGGGCGGCAGCCGGGCGCGTTCGACAAGTTCACGACGTACGCGCCGCTGAACGCGTCGACCGGCTCGGGGCTCGTGCCGGACAACCTCGGCAACCCCGACCTCAAGCCCGAAGTCACGACGGAGATCGAGGGGGGCTTCGAGGCGGGGCTCTTCTCGAACCGCGCGCAGCTCTCGGCCACGTACTGGACGCGCACGCTGAAGGACGCGCTCATCTCGAAGCAGTTCCCGGTGTCGGGCGGCTTCTCGTCGCGGCAGCTCACGAACATCGGCCGGCTGGATGCGCACGGCATCGAGCTCGCGCTGAACGGCTTCGTCGTGAATCGCGCGAACTTCGCGGTCGACCTGTTCGCGAACGGCTCGTACCTGTCGCAGAAGGTCGTGAGCCTCGGCGGTGCGCCACCGATCAAGGTGCAGGGGAGCTACGTGCGCATCCGCGGCTTCATCAAGGAGGGGTACACGCCGGGCGCGCTGTTCGGCGTGAAGATCTTCCAGCCGTGCTCGAGCTACCGGAACCCGGCGACGGACGCGAAGGGCGGCTGCTACCAGGCCGGCGAGACGCCCTACGACCAGAACCGCGACGGCAAGCCGGACACCGAGGCGCAGCTGCGCGCGGTGCTCGCGAACCCGATCAACCCGACGAACCTGGTGCTGCTCCGCGCCGACGACGACGGCAACAAGCTGTTCGACGACCACTACCAGGGAAAGCCGTTCCCCGACTGGCAGGGCGCGTTCGGCGGCAACGTGCGCCTCGGCAAGGCGTGGCGGCTGGCGAACGTGTTCGAGTACAAGGCAGGGCACTACACGATCAGCGACCTCACCGACTCGTTCCGCAACGCGAGCCCCACGTTAGGCCGCAACCGGATCGAGGCCGCGCGGGTGGAGGCGACGCTGCTCAACCCGGCATCGACCGCGGATGAGCGGTTCGCCGCCGCGCAGCAGTGGCTCGGCCTCGTGGCGCTCTCGCCGTACGACGGCTACAACCAGAACAAGCCGGGCGACTTCGTGCGATGGCGCGAGGTGAGCCTCACGTACACCACGCCGCATGCGTTCGCGTCGAAGATCGGCGCGCGGGAGCTCTCGCTCGTCGCGGCGGCGCGCAACCTCGTGCTGTGGACGCGATACCCGGGCACCGACCCGGAGGTCAACTACAACGGCACGTCGAACTCGCTGAGCTCCGCGCAGACGGACAACAACTTCTACGAGGCGAGCGACGTGTTCGGCCTGCCGATCCCGCGCCGCTTCACGTTCTCCGCCCGCCTGGCCTTCTGA